The window GCATCAAGACAGATAGCAGCGTAAGACACGACAAGGTGACAAACCACCCATTGGATGATGGTAATTAATGCTTCACCCAAGACTGGCAGTGAAGGACGAGTATCAACCCATTCCAAGTCTTGCCACCTGTTGACACGCCGTGCGTCACCCAACATCATGGCGTTGGATATACAACCATtgcttcggcgccgacgtgATGGCTGATGCTTCCGTTTGCCTTTTGATTTACCCATCCCCCTTGAGCCAAAGTATCGGCCCTCCAACCCAGCACAGGAAAGGTTCGTTGAGCCTTGGTGTCCGCACTCTCGTGCCATGCCCGACCAACCAACTCCTGTACACCAACACCGCCGCGCTCCACatggcaagtacatgtcaGAAATTCGTCAGATTATATATCAAGTGATTGTTCGTGGACGGCAGCATGGGTGTCTGTGAATGGGAATACGACAAAGTACGCTCACGGCTTCGGCTCGACGGGCGGGAGGGACGGAAAGCTCGCCTCACCTCCGTTTCGCATGATTTGCGCCGCCTGCGAGAAGAACGAGTCGATTCGTATAATGGCCACCCGCAGCAGGGCCTTGACTTCGACGAATTCCTCGTCCCACAGGGCATGCACGGTGGAGTGGAACGACTCGAGCATGCGATATGCCCGCTCGATATCAGAGCTGTCCCAGGCGAGCAGGAAGAGGAAGACGAGAAAGTTGCCGCACAGGATGAGGTGAGAGCGGGCGTCTGCGGCCGAAGCTGTTAGTCTAGGGGGTgggcggggggagggggggggggggggggagcgcATAGATGGCGCCATGAGTGCCAACGTACGTCGTCCCCAGAACCCGAAGAGGTCGTGCTTGTTCACGCAGGAAAAGAACTCGGCAAATGCCTCGAAGGTGGCTAGCGCTTCGGGGAACCATTTACGCAGGTTGGATCcgggcgtcgacctcgccgcacGCGTCGGGGGGTGCATGAGGGCTCGGTAGAGGATCACCTGGGCGGCGTAAAATGACAAGTGGAGAGGGCCTTGGATTCCGCGTTAGAAATGCATGCAGACCGTGCAACAGCAGCGAGAGGAGGGTGAGAATaagggtgagggtgagggtgagggtgagggtgagggcAATGTTGGGGTTGTTTGGGCGTTGCTCACAGTTGAACGAAGTGACGGGAGACcgcttcctctcctcctttTGAAGAATGAGGCACGACGGTATCAGGCTCGGCCAGTCCCGGAGCCGGGCCTGCACGTTGGCAAGTTCGAGCTGGGCCTGGAGGCTATCGCTCATCGTCCGTCCGGCGGTGCTGACCTGACTGTGCGAGCGGGTTAGcggtcgggcggcggcgaccgacGCGGCAGGGACAACGTACAAGCTGCAGTAGAGGACGGATCGCAAGGAGCGCGCGATGTGGATCATCTCGAGGAAGCGGGCGCCCGTCGAGATCTCAAAGTCGGCATCgcccggctcgacgaggtgctgcAGGTCGGCGggcacctcctcgtcgcagcgcacgtcggccatggccagcggCGACGTGTTgtacgacgtcgccgagatgTGCGGCGGGTTCCCGTGGCATATCGACGACCAGCAGTCGGTGTAGAAGGTGGCCCACCAAAGCTTCCTCCGCAGATGCTGCTCCGTCGGGTTGATGTTCCAGCGGCCAGGGTCCTGGTGGAGGCCTATGACCTGGGCGCAGGCCGTCGCCTGGGCGGCCATGgtccacgtcgtcggcgcctccaTGCTGTcgatggccggcggcgtgatGTGGATGAGGAGCAGGCAGGCCTGCAGGACGAAGAGGTTGGGGTTTTCGATCTCGCGCCGCAGCGCGCGGTGGGCGTAGTCGACCATCTCGTGCTGGGGGAAGGGCCGGGGACTGCCCCTGAGGGTCGGGTCGTCCTGCCAGAAgacggaggcgagggcgTAGACGGCGGCCCTCATGCAGGCCGGGATGGCGTTCTTGTCGTCGTGGTACTTGCGCAGGAAGCGTACCTTGGAGGCGATGGGGAAGACGGGGTGCACGTGTCGAAAGTAGAGACGGACGAGGTTCGGGCCGTAGGGCCAGACCTTGGACTCGATGTGGTCGGCGGCGCTCTGGCGGTCGCGGTTCACGTGCTCGGGGTGGCCGAtctcgaggaagaggaagtgTATCGGgttgtcgtcggccatggcgctgCCCGAGTGCACCTGGGCGATGTTGGCGTCGAGGTTGAACTTTTCGCTCAGGATGCCGTAGCggaaggcgtcgaggaggaagccgtcctgctcggccgtcgggccCATGAAGTAGGCACAGCGGCCGGGCACGTCCTCGAGCGACtgcgtcgaggcgacgggcTTGGGggaggcgacggagagggacgacgagacgtccgacgacggcggcggcggcggctccagATCGACCGTCGAGGGGCTCGAGTGGTAGACGAGATTGTGGTGAAGGGCAGCCGCCTGGCCGTTGTACGTCGGCTCGGCGCGCGAGGAGGCGGCGTGCCGGGGGTCGAGGGCcatggcgccgatgccgaacgaggacgaggatttGGTCGTGGGACTGCCGACGTCCAGGTCGAGCTCGCGATCTTGGTCGGCTTCGTGcttgacgtcgaggtcgccgtcaccgtcgccggcgcggccgccgtggtcgaggtcgaggtcgaggtcgaggtcgccgtcgagcttggGGTCACCGTCCCGGCCAGCATGACGCCTTTGGTCATACTCATGGCTCCCCGCCGAGGCCAGGGTAAGCAGGTCAGCCGTCTCTCCTCGGACGTGGTGAGGAACGGGGAGGGGCGGCGGatgcagcggcggcggttcgGCGAGCCGTGGGAGATGATGCCGTTGgtgccgcggcggcggcggcggcggcggctgctgctgttcttgccgtcgttgctgcggttgctgctgcggttgctggtgctggtggtgcTGCTGTGGTTGTAGGTGAAAGTGAAAGGACTGgtccggcgtcgaggaaacGGCGGCATCACCGTCACAGTCGGGGGCAGCgggggccgaggagggcgtcGAGCGACAGACGATGCCTCTACTTTCGCAAAACATGCCTGGCCAGAGGCGGTCAGCACACGGTCAAGaacacggcgacggcctggcgTTCGCCTTCGGGAGGGGGAGGGTTCGGCTGCGGGTGCGAGCAGGCATGACACGGCGCGGCACGTACAGGGCGGCTCCGACGTGATGACGCAGGCCGTcttgcggcggcgacaggcATCGCACGGCCGGTTCTTGCGGCTCCTGCGCTCGCGCGGGTTGCCAAAGGTGCTCTGGATGAAGAACTTGCGGTGCTGGCGGGCACCGttgccggccgagctggGGCCGCCGGCAGCCTGGCGCGACTCCTTagggccgccggcgccgacgccaccGGCCATCATGCCGGGGGACggaggacggggacgggaGACGGGGGAAGGCGGCGTCGGACGAGCGGCTGCCGGGCGCGACAGCGCTGGATGCCGGGCGTGTCGGCGAACAATGATGAACGGTCGGATCGGTcaagccgtcgccgtcttggATTTGGCAGGTGGTGGGGAGAAGTTGACCGACGGCCTGAAGGTTCCTCGCTCCTGCCCGGGAGGGGCACCTGGGTCGTGGCAGCGGCGTCGGGAGGGAGCGGGAGCAATTGCAGGCGCTGGCGGACTCGGAATTCGCCTCCGACTTCATGGCCGCATGCCGGCTGAGCAGAgcggcatgggcatgggcatgggcatgggcatcGACAAAGTCGGGGGATCGACGGAGAAAGATGAGGGCCGGCGCCTGGAGCAGGACAAGGACGGACAGAAATGGACAGGACGGGGCACGACGTGGGGGGGTGGGCAGGATCAGGATCACGGCTTCCCACGTTTGCGTTGGcgcaggtacatgcaagtacctctcccactgtacttgccgagCTCTACCGAGGGAATGAGAGACCGGACCCCATCGCACTAGCCGATCCTCcgctctcgacggcgacgcctgCCATTATTACCACCGGCAGCTGGTATaggaggcaggcaggcaggcaggcaggcagggaCGGTGCGGCCCATGCACTTGCACCGCCGCCCACGCGTAAGCGCactcgcaagtacagtgcacgtacttgcatgcatcgcaggtgcgagtacggagtacttacttgtactgttgTACTgttgttgtactgtaagtaagtactgtacatgcacaaccaaGTGCAGTACACTGTTCGGAGCAGTGTCGGCGTATCCGCCACCATCCATGGTAGGTGCCCTCGTGCGGTGCAGGTACGGCCGTGATGCCGTACCGTGCTTGCAAGGTGTCGTAGCACGAGGACATATGACAGGTACCTGCACGGGGTCTCGAATGTACCgataagtacagtgcttgtacgggTACAACTCGggccatgtacatgtgcttatcGGCGTGCCCATCAGCAGCGCAACGTAGCAGTGCTTACCGGGCACAGAGGGTAAGAACCAGaatgtaggtacctagtaatactgtacagcacaagttCGGAGCACTGATGGTaataccgtacagtacagtacacactTGCGCACGCCAACGGCagctccgtctccgtcgccgtccttgggtgtgcgagtacttgccgTGTACGCCTAcgtacattacatgtactgtacttgaatgCCTGCCAGGCGGTACCTGCAAGGTACGTATCAAGTATCGAGCATCGATCCATGTCAACGGCAGCTGCCCGGCTCGTTCTTGCACGACAGTCGGTGCGTTCGTACGAGGCAGGCAGAGCCGGCTCGCAGAAACGGCACATTGTCGATTCGCGGTTCCGCAGGGTACATGCCGCGCATCCGGTGCCGCGGTCTCGGGCGGCGCTCGTGGAAAAAGCAATCCAGCCGTGTGCAAGCATCAAGACTCGGCCGGgccggaggaggcgaggaacCGGTACCTGCATGGGCATCGAGCCGCACCAGCTTGATGCGAGGTAGGACAGGGTGCTGTGCGGatacgcaagtacaggtatacaagtacaagtacgttgtaagtaggtgtgcagagATGCAAGCAGCtgcgctccgtaccgtgcaagtacttgtacgcagCGGCACGTTCGAGAGGTGCGTGTACAggtggtacatgtacttgcatgcaaggTGTCCGTGCATCTCCGGGGACGCACGCGGTGCGGTGCAGGCAGGCCCCGGGAGGCAGGTCCGCCGAACCacttccttccttccataCCACAGTATCACCGCCACCCACCTACCGCCCACTGCCGAAGAGGGTAGGCACGATGTCTGAGCGTCGAGACGCACCATTGCTCgcacaagtaccgagtacatgtagaactacggagtactccgtactggtagaGGCAACCCCCCGAGCATCATGGTCGTGCCGACGCCATCACTGTACTTTCGAACGTACCTGGTACGAGGCTTCGGTCCCTGTAGCATGGCCGGGTACAgcgtacctacctacctgtatCCATGCAGCCTCGCACGGATACCTCGTACTGGCTAGCAGTGAATGCAGCGAATGCAGTGAAGGCAGTGGATACGGTGAAGGCAGTGAATGCTCTGATTGCATCAGCCTTGCGCAAGGTGCGTGCGAGCTGCTCGTGCGTGCAACACCAACACCGCCTCTCCGCTGCCTTTCTGCCGCTTCGCATTCTTCCTGTCCGCCGTGCCGGTCTCTCACGCCATGCATGATGCCCTCCCTACCTTTGGCAGAATGACCCGTTGCCTTGGGACGTCGCTCATCGACCGAGGATCCGCCACgcaccctcgtcgagcgggccagGCATGACCCTGACGATGCGTCCGAAGCATGAAAATATGCCGACAATCCGCTGGCAGGCCCCACCGGTTCACCATGCTTCCAAGGACTGACATGGCAGACGAGGTGGATCGGCCAGGAATGTCAAAGTCTATCGTCCCACGGACGACGaatcgacggccgagagggaCCATCTCCATCGGCTGCACAAAAC of the Drechmeria coniospora strain ARSEF 6962 chromosome 01, whole genome shotgun sequence genome contains:
- a CDS encoding fungal specific transcription factor domain-containing protein; translated protein: MAGGVGAGGPKESRQAAGGPSSAGNGARQHRKFFIQSTFGNPRERRSRKNRPCDACRRRKTACVITSEPPCMFCESRGIVCRSTPSSAPAAPDCDGDAAVSSTPDQSFHFHLQPQQHHQHQQPQQQPQQRRQEQQQPPPPPPPRHQRHHLPRLAEPPPLHPPPLPVPHHVRGETADLLTLASAGSHEYDQRRHAGRDGDPKLDGDLDLDLDLDHGGRAGDGDGDLDVKHEADQDRELDLDVGSPTTKSSSSFGIGAMALDPRHAASSRAEPTYNGQAAALHHNLVYHSSPSTVDLEPPPPPSSDVSSSLSVASPKPVASTQSLEDVPGRCAYFMGPTAEQDGFLLDAFRYGILSEKFNLDANIAQVHSGSAMADDNPIHFLFLEIGHPEHVNRDRQSAADHIESKVWPYGPNLVRLYFRHVHPVFPIASKVRFLRKYHDDKNAIPACMRAAVYALASVFWQDDPTLRGSPRPFPQHEMVDYAHRALRREIENPNLFVLQACLLLIHITPPAIDSMEAPTTWTMAAQATACAQVIGLHQDPGRWNINPTEQHLRRKLWWATFYTDCWSSICHGNPPHISATSYNTSPLAMADVRCDEEVPADLQHLVEPGDADFEISTGARFLEMIHIARSLRSVLYCSLYVVPAASVAAARPLTRSHSQVSTAGRTMSDSLQAQLELANVQARLRDWPSLIPSCLILQKEERKRSPVTSFNCPLHLSFYAAQVILYRALMHPPTRAARSTPGSNLRKWFPEALATFEAFAEFFSCVNKHDLFGFWGRHARSHLILCGNFLVFLFLLAWDSSDIERAYRMLESFHSTVHALWDEEFVEVKALLRVAIIRIDSFFSQAAQIMRNGGEASFPSLPPVEPKP